GAAATAGCCTTAATTTGATTGCGTACCAAATCGGAGGCAATCCCTGAACCCCCCGGGCTCGACAAGCGAAGGACTATAGCCTTTATCCCCGGGTCAGCGGCTAACCTCTCCAGCATCTTAGCCAGGGTTTGAGAACCTATAGTCTTGGGTCCTCCCCCGCTTCCCCTGCTTTCACCCTGGGTTATTATGCCCGAATCGCATATGAGGGCGATTATTCCCGCCCTCCCCCTGATTCTCTCGTCTATTAAGCGAAACAGGTCTCTCCCGGTTATAACTCGAAGTAAACCGGTTGCACTAATCTTTCGTATCTTGGTGCTCAGGATTTCCTCTATCCTTTTTTCCAGGTCTGTTTCGTATCCCAGTTCGTTGACCAGCCCATGGGCCAGGGCTTCCTGAGCGGTGAATGGTGCAGAGTCTATCAGTGCTTTTAGCTTCTTTTCATCAATGCCTCTTCCCTCGGAAACGTATTTTATAAACTGAGAGAAAAGGTCGTCGATGATCGAATTAATCATCTCCTTATGGGGCTCGGACATATCGCTTCTGGTAAAAGTCTCAGCGGCGCTCTTATACTCGCCGAGTCCCTTGATCTGAGCCTCTATCCCCAGCTTATTCAGGGCGTCTCTAAAGAATGTAACCTCCGCGCTTAGCCCGAGCAGGTTCAAAATTGTCCAGGGTGGAACTACGATGTAATCCGCGGCCGAGGCTATCAGGTATTCGATATTATCCCCGCCTTCCAGGTAGGCAAAGACCTTTTTACCCTTCTCCCTGAGTTCAATTATTGCCCTTCTAATCGTCTCCGCTCGGGCCAGTCCGATTTTAAGGCTGCCGATTTTAATCAGCACGCCGGCGACGTTAGTATTCTCCGAGACGCCGCTTAATAACTTCTCCAAGTCCCAAACAGTCATCCTTTTCCTTCTCGGGAGAAAAGGGATGATAAAACTATCCTCCTCATCGGGGATCTCCCCTTGAAGCTTTAGCTCCACAAAATTGTATTTCATGATTGAATCAATGGCCCTCTCTGTCATCGTCATTGGCTCTTACTAGTAGCAAAGTTAGAGCAGATTCAGCTTGAAAATCAACGAGCTTACAGCTAGAACTGAGCTATGTGATATTGTAATAATCCTATTTCCAGTGTCATTGGAGTAAAGCGAC
The Thermodesulfobacteriota bacterium DNA segment above includes these coding regions:
- the sppA gene encoding signal peptide peptidase SppA encodes the protein MTERAIDSIMKYNFVELKLQGEIPDEEDSFIIPFLPRRKRMTVWDLEKLLSGVSENTNVAGVLIKIGSLKIGLARAETIRRAIIELREKGKKVFAYLEGGDNIEYLIASAADYIVVPPWTILNLLGLSAEVTFFRDALNKLGIEAQIKGLGEYKSAAETFTRSDMSEPHKEMINSIIDDLFSQFIKYVSEGRGIDEKKLKALIDSAPFTAQEALAHGLVNELGYETDLEKRIEEILSTKIRKISATGLLRVITGRDLFRLIDERIRGRAGIIALICDSGIITQGESRGSGGGPKTIGSQTLAKMLERLAADPGIKAIVLRLSSPGGSGIASDLVRNQIKAISQKKPVIVSMSDVAASGGYMIALGARKIVADPLTLTGSIGIISGKFNMENLLKKLGIYKEWVKRGKRALIYSSYKAFTKGEEQKLGFIMKSLYDDFVGKVAQVRDMDFKDAEQLARGRVWTGRQAKELGLVDELGGIKSAINLAKKEAGIPGHLTPVIRLYSKPKYIQVSPIGKFFFGEQLDSLVDSLRTLKGEKILAMMPFWIDFK